A genomic window from Scophthalmus maximus strain ysfricsl-2021 chromosome 17, ASM2237912v1, whole genome shotgun sequence includes:
- the yipf2 gene encoding protein YIPF2: protein MASPNDLQFQEFEEAAELLSADPQASTLSMSSPDNTAREGGVGGGEDVKLDLSEDEEGQEESSELLGGQKPAGGFWTFEYYESFFNVDTLQVLDRVKGSVLPLPGRNFIKHHLRSNPDLYGPFWICVTLVFSVAISGNLSTFLSEMGNPAYHYRPQFHRVTIAAVVIFMYAWLVPIGLWGFLTWRQGTERQIGGYSFLETVCVYGYSLFIYIPTSVLWIIPFEWLRWTLILVAMVISGSVLVLTFWPVVREDTKVMAVATVVTIVVLHTLLAIGCKMYFFQTAVHVPSPPAPPTPTVHLTLATKPH from the exons ATGGCCAGTCCAAATGACCTCCAGTTCCAAG AGTTTGAGGAAGCGGCAGAGCTGTTGTCTGCAGACCCGCAGGCCTCCACACTCAGCATGTCTTCCCCAGACAACACCGCCAGGgaaggaggagtaggaggaggcgAAGATGTGAAACTGGACCTatcggaggacgaggagggtcAGGAGGAGAGTTCAGAG CTGTTGGGAGGACAGAAACCAGCTGGTGGCTTCTGGACGTTTGAGTACTATGAGTCTTTCTTCAATGTGGACACTTTGCAA GTACTGGACAGAGTCAAGGGATCAGTGTTGCCGTTACCTGGAAGAAACTTCATCAAGCACCACCTGAGGTCGAACCCAGATCTCTATG GTCCATTCTGGATCTGTGTCACTCTGGTGTTCTCAGTGGCAATAAGTGGGAACCTGTCGACCTTCCTCAGTGAGATGGGAAACCCTGCTTACCACTACAGACCACAGTTCCACCGAG TAACGATAGCTGCAGTTGTGATCTTCATGTACGCCTGGCTGGTGCCGATTGGTTTATGGGGTTTCCTGACCTGGCGGCAAGGGACTGAGAGGCAGATCGGAGGCTATTCCTTCCTGGAGACAGTGTGTGTCTATGGCTACTCCCTCTTCATTTATATTCCCACCTCA GTTTTGTGGATCATCCCATTCGAGTGGTTGCGCTGGACTCTGAtcctggttgccatggtgatctCTGGCTCagtcctggtcctcaccttctgGCCCGTTGTCCGCGAAGACACCAAGGTGATGGCTGTGGCCACAGTTGTGACCATCGTGGTTTTGCACACGCTGCTGGCAATCGGCTGTAAG atgTACTTCTTCCAGACGGCCGTCCATGTACCATCACCACCAGCCCCTCCAACGCCCACCGTTCACTTAACACTGGCCACCAAACCCCATTGA
- the timm29 gene encoding mitochondrial import inner membrane translocase subunit Tim29, whose translation MASLRAATRMFCAAAEAAAAPAPTSRWGRLQKSRAGVWCRSLVSDYKEACKEIVVGAWERPVKATVYATLLGGAWACFHTSPDHASFDAALLERSNQLGLLSPWIRNGTSDGHVQNLVKLRNDGRLRHLNLGFLSLVYRSNYDLDSTLYEAQCSNLSMPWAEFPRRVLDVGFAGRWWILDSKMQDYDVNEEEYKHLPAHMQVTSVPSVQEVDTNERLHKESWLALTMEDEEKEAHVVDRKEESVSEESQTEPLSQEQTQSQTA comes from the exons ATGGCTTCGCTGCGCGCAGCGACGAGGATGTTCTGTGCGGCGGCAGAAGCCGCGGCGGCGCCGGCCCCAACCAGCCGCTGGGGAAGGCTGCAAAAGAGCAGGGCAG GCGTGTGGTGTCGCAGCCTGGTCTCAGATTATAAAGAGGCCTGCAAGGAGATAGTGGTTGGTGCCTGGGAGCGACCGGTCAAAGCCACAGTGTACGCGACCCTACTTGGTGGAGCCTGGGCCTGTTTCCACACCAGTCCAGACCACGCATCCTTTGACGCAGCCCTGCTGGAGCGCTCCAACCAGCTGGGCCTGTTGTCCCCGTGGATCCGCAACGGGACCTCTGACGGCCACGTGCAGAATCTAGTGAAGCTCCGCAATGACGGCCGACTCCGCCACCTGAACCTGGGTTTTCTCTCGCTGGTTTACCGCTCCAACTACGACCTCGACTCCACGCTGTACGAAGCCCAGTGCTCCAATCTGTCAATGCCGTGGGCCGAGTTCCCCCGGCGCGTGCTGGATGTGGGCTTCGCCGGCCGCTGGTGGATCCTCGACTCAAAGATGCAGGACTATGACGTGAACGAGGAGGAGTACAAGCACCTGCCGGCTCACATGCAGGTAACATCAGTGCCCAGTGTTCAGGAGGTGGACACGAACGAGAGGCTGCACAAAGAGTCCTGGTTAGCACTGACAATGGAGGACGAGGAAAAAGAAGCGCACGTAGTggacagaaaggaggagagtGTCAGTGAGGAGAGCCAAACGGAGCCGCTGAGCCAGGAACAGACTCAATCTCAAACTGCTTGA